From one Magnetofaba australis IT-1 genomic stretch:
- a CDS encoding glycosyltransferase family 4 protein: protein MKILYFVTEDWYFCSHRLPMARAARDAGFEVLVLTRVKDHAAQIEAEGFRLIPIAIERGEVSLAGEWRLLRAVMAVYRRERPDIVHHVAMKPVAYGTTAALLTGVGAVVNALAGLGYLFTSRHLKARVLKQVVRLAFKLLLNRKRVRTIMQNRDDRAALCQAAGVDESQTVIIAGSGVDIARLHPTPEPPSPPIRALTLSRVLWDKGIGELAEAGRILKERGESIELMLAGGRDPLNPACIDEAQVRQWHEAGWINWLGPRSDVAELLAQCHMAILPSHREGLPKALLEAAAAGLPMVANDVPGCREVTVHEQTGLLVPKGDARALADAIARLAHDPSLRAQYGAAARARAETQFAETVVTEQVLALYVDMLGGRRPQGGESNG, encoded by the coding sequence GTGAAGATCCTCTACTTCGTCACCGAGGATTGGTACTTCTGCTCCCACCGGCTGCCCATGGCCCGCGCCGCCCGCGATGCCGGGTTTGAGGTGCTGGTGCTGACCCGGGTGAAGGACCACGCCGCGCAGATCGAGGCCGAAGGGTTCCGCCTGATTCCCATCGCCATTGAGCGCGGCGAGGTGAGTCTGGCCGGGGAGTGGCGTCTGCTGCGCGCGGTGATGGCGGTCTATCGGCGCGAACGGCCCGATATCGTGCACCATGTGGCCATGAAGCCGGTGGCGTACGGGACCACGGCGGCGCTGCTCACCGGTGTGGGCGCGGTGGTCAACGCCCTGGCGGGCTTGGGCTATCTGTTTACCTCCCGGCATCTGAAAGCGCGCGTGCTTAAGCAGGTGGTGCGGCTGGCGTTCAAGCTGCTGCTCAACCGCAAGCGGGTGCGCACCATCATGCAGAATCGCGACGACCGCGCCGCCCTGTGCCAGGCCGCCGGGGTGGATGAGTCGCAGACCGTGATCATTGCCGGTTCGGGGGTGGATATCGCGCGGTTGCATCCCACGCCGGAGCCGCCCAGTCCGCCGATTCGCGCGCTCACACTGTCGCGGGTGTTATGGGATAAGGGCATCGGCGAGTTGGCCGAGGCGGGACGCATCCTCAAGGAGCGCGGAGAGTCCATTGAGCTGATGCTGGCGGGGGGGCGCGATCCGCTCAACCCCGCTTGCATCGATGAGGCGCAGGTGCGTCAGTGGCATGAGGCGGGCTGGATCAACTGGTTGGGTCCACGCAGCGATGTGGCCGAACTGCTGGCGCAGTGCCATATGGCGATTCTGCCCTCCCATCGCGAAGGACTGCCCAAGGCGCTGCTGGAGGCGGCGGCGGCGGGGTTGCCCATGGTGGCCAATGATGTGCCCGGTTGCCGTGAAGTCACTGTGCATGAGCAGACCGGTCTGCTGGTCCCCAAAGGCGATGCGCGCGCCTTGGCCGACGCCATTGCGCGTTTGGCGCACGATCCCTCACTGCGGGCGCAGTATGGGGCGGCGGCGCGGGCGCGGGCGGAAACGCAATTCGCCGAGACGGTGGTGACCGAACAGGTGTTGGCGCTCTATGTGGACATGCTGGGCGGGCGACGTCCCCAGGGAGGGGAGTCCAATGGTTGA
- a CDS encoding NAD-dependent epimerase, whose protein sequence is MKVLITGAAGFIGSALSLKLLARGDTVIGVDNLNDYYDVELKKARLARTQDHPNFVDLRLDLADREGMERAFAEHKPNRVVNLAAQAGVRYSLINPHAYVESNLMGFMNILEGCRHNDVEHLVYASSSSVYGANTTMPFSVHDNVDHPLSMYAATKKSNELMAHTYSHLYRLPTTGLRFFTVYGPWGRPDMALFLFTKNILAGKPIDVFNYGKHRRDFTYVDDIVDGVIKVLDNPSAPNPEWSGAKPDSATSNAPFQIYNIGNNEPVELMRYIEVLQDCLGKKAELNLLPLQPGDVPDTYADVTDLVKNLDYKPNTRVEDGIANFVAWYKEYHGL, encoded by the coding sequence ATGAAAGTTCTGATCACCGGCGCCGCCGGGTTCATCGGTTCGGCTCTCTCCCTGAAGCTTCTGGCGCGCGGCGATACCGTCATCGGTGTGGATAATCTGAACGATTATTACGATGTGGAGCTGAAAAAAGCGCGTTTGGCGCGCACCCAGGACCATCCCAACTTCGTCGATCTGCGTCTGGATCTGGCCGACCGCGAGGGGATGGAGCGCGCGTTTGCCGAACACAAACCCAACCGTGTGGTCAATCTTGCCGCCCAGGCCGGGGTGCGCTATTCGTTGATCAATCCCCACGCCTATGTGGAGTCCAACCTCATGGGCTTCATGAATATCCTGGAGGGATGCCGTCATAACGACGTCGAGCATCTGGTCTACGCCTCCTCCAGCTCGGTGTATGGCGCCAACACCACCATGCCGTTCTCGGTGCATGACAACGTCGACCATCCGCTCTCCATGTATGCGGCCACCAAGAAGTCCAACGAATTGATGGCCCACACATACAGCCATCTCTATCGTCTGCCCACCACCGGTTTGCGCTTCTTCACCGTGTATGGCCCGTGGGGGCGCCCGGATATGGCGCTGTTCCTGTTCACCAAGAATATTCTCGCCGGCAAGCCCATCGACGTGTTCAACTACGGCAAGCACCGTCGCGACTTCACCTATGTGGACGATATCGTCGATGGCGTGATCAAAGTGCTGGACAACCCGTCTGCGCCCAATCCTGAATGGAGCGGCGCCAAGCCCGATTCGGCCACCAGCAACGCGCCGTTCCAGATCTACAACATCGGCAACAACGAACCGGTGGAGCTGATGCGTTACATCGAAGTCCTGCAGGATTGCCTGGGCAAGAAGGCGGAGCTGAACCTGCTGCCGCTGCAGCCTGGCGACGTGCCCGACACCTACGCCGATGTGACCGACCTGGTGAAGAATCTGGACTACAAGCCCAATACCCGGGTGGAGGACGGCATCGCCAACTTTGTGGCGTGGTACAAGGAGTATCATGGCCTCTGA
- the asnB gene encoding asparagine synthase (glutamine-hydrolyzing): MCGLTGFWDQRDVPRDADAMGAVIARMRDALIERGPDDAGAWVDAEAGVALGHRRLSILDLSPLGHQPMRSACGDWVLAYNGEIYNHLELRAELESQHGARFVGRSDTETLLAAFVAWGVEATLPRLNGMFAIAAWNRRQRTLTLARDRMGKKPLYYGWAGGRVGGTLLFGSQTKSFAPHSDWSAQIDPDAAAHLLRRAFIPANRSIYRHVAQLPPGHWATVGADGRIQAQTWWRPLEAALAGLADPIDDAAQASALLEETLADAVSARLLSDAPLGAFLSGGVDSSAVAALMRAHGAATPRTFSIGFSDPRYDESVHARAVANHLGTDHTELIVEPDHALELIPQIPEFFDEPFADASQLPTWLLAKMTREQVTVALSGDGGDELFAGYNRHVSAARLQRLHGRLPAPLRALAAWGIERLSPAQWDRLISILPAARRPRLFGEKLYKVADLFHAADAVDIHRRLTAQWSGPLPLVGAFDELAPTPAPLLPGVSLTREMQLRDVMDYLAGDILVKVDRATMATSLEARAPLLDHRVVALSWRFSDAVNAGPQGKGKHPLRQLLYRHVPQELIERPKMGFAIPIGDWLRGPLKGWADSLLDPQRLQREGLLDPAPIQRLWREHQSGRYNRQYPLWNVLMLQAWKARWAP; encoded by the coding sequence ATGTGTGGATTGACCGGCTTTTGGGATCAGCGCGACGTCCCGCGCGACGCCGACGCCATGGGCGCTGTCATCGCCCGCATGCGCGACGCTTTGATTGAGCGCGGCCCTGATGATGCGGGCGCCTGGGTCGACGCCGAGGCGGGCGTGGCGCTGGGGCATCGGCGTCTCTCTATCCTCGATCTCTCTCCCCTGGGCCATCAGCCCATGCGCTCTGCGTGCGGCGACTGGGTGCTGGCCTACAATGGCGAAATCTATAACCATCTGGAGCTGCGCGCCGAGTTGGAGAGCCAGCATGGCGCGCGCTTTGTGGGGCGCTCCGATACCGAGACCCTGCTCGCGGCGTTTGTCGCCTGGGGAGTCGAAGCGACGCTGCCGCGCCTGAACGGCATGTTCGCCATCGCTGCGTGGAACCGCCGCCAGCGCACGTTGACCCTGGCGCGTGATCGCATGGGCAAAAAGCCGCTCTACTACGGTTGGGCGGGTGGCCGCGTGGGCGGAACGCTGCTGTTTGGCTCGCAAACCAAGAGCTTTGCCCCGCACTCGGACTGGTCGGCGCAGATCGATCCCGACGCCGCCGCGCATCTGCTGCGGCGCGCCTTCATCCCAGCGAACCGCTCCATCTACCGCCATGTGGCGCAGCTCCCCCCCGGCCATTGGGCCACGGTGGGCGCCGATGGGCGCATCCAAGCTCAAACGTGGTGGCGTCCGTTGGAGGCGGCGTTGGCCGGTCTGGCCGACCCCATCGACGATGCAGCCCAAGCCAGCGCGCTGCTGGAGGAGACCCTGGCCGATGCGGTGTCGGCGCGTCTGCTCTCCGATGCGCCGTTGGGGGCGTTTCTCTCCGGCGGGGTGGACTCCAGCGCTGTGGCCGCGCTGATGCGCGCCCACGGGGCGGCGACGCCGCGCACCTTCTCCATCGGCTTCTCCGATCCGCGCTATGATGAGTCGGTCCACGCCCGCGCCGTGGCCAACCATCTGGGGACCGATCACACCGAATTGATCGTCGAACCCGACCATGCGCTGGAGCTGATTCCACAGATCCCCGAGTTCTTTGACGAGCCGTTTGCCGACGCCTCGCAACTCCCCACCTGGCTGCTGGCCAAAATGACCCGTGAACAGGTCACCGTAGCGCTGTCGGGGGATGGCGGCGACGAGCTGTTTGCCGGCTACAATCGGCATGTCAGCGCCGCCCGTTTGCAACGCCTGCATGGGCGCTTGCCCGCTCCCCTGCGCGCGCTGGCGGCCTGGGGCATCGAACGCTTGAGCCCGGCGCAGTGGGATCGCCTGATCTCCATTCTGCCCGCCGCGCGGCGTCCGCGTCTGTTTGGCGAGAAGCTGTATAAGGTTGCTGATCTGTTCCACGCCGCCGATGCGGTGGATATCCATCGTCGGCTCACCGCCCAGTGGAGCGGGCCGCTGCCCCTTGTGGGCGCTTTCGACGAACTCGCCCCCACTCCTGCGCCGCTGCTGCCAGGCGTGTCGCTGACCCGTGAGATGCAGTTGCGCGATGTGATGGACTATCTGGCCGGGGATATCCTGGTCAAAGTGGATCGCGCCACCATGGCGACCAGCCTGGAGGCGCGCGCGCCGCTGCTGGATCATCGCGTGGTGGCGCTCAGTTGGCGCTTCAGCGACGCCGTTAACGCTGGTCCCCAGGGCAAAGGCAAGCACCCGCTGCGTCAGCTGCTCTATCGCCATGTGCCCCAAGAGTTGATCGAACGCCCCAAAATGGGCTTCGCCATCCCCATCGGCGATTGGCTGCGCGGTCCGCTCAAAGGGTGGGCCGACTCCCTGCTGGATCCGCAGCGCCTCCAGCGCGAGGGGCTGCTGGATCCTGCGCCCATCCAACGCCTGTGGCGCGAACATCAGAGCGGGCGCTACAACCGCCAATATCCGCTGTGGAACGTGCTGATGTTGCAGGCGTGGAAGGCGCGTTGGGCGCCCTGA
- a CDS encoding glycosyltransferase — MLVIAHVITGLEMGGAEMMLARMVENLDPTRYRNVVISLRGEGTLGPRIRASGAALYDLGMSGMGQAVSAVRRLKAILRDEQVDVVQGWMYHGNVIAGIAGKRMSGLPVAWGLHASFLDPKQVPFVTTLLARRIGPLVPFLADHVISCSEAARQLHAGWGYPKDRMSVIPNGFDLTAFQPDPAARRALRLELELPEDAVVVGHVGRYHPQKDYETLMRAVARVRASRPDTHFVFIGKGVEWENSELANRVTACGERDNVHLLGPRSDIQMLHPAWDFFWLGSAFGEAFPLVVGEAMACEVPCVATDVGDSAELIGDTGKIAPPQDPGALAEALLALLGESASERAQRGRAARARIAENYAMSAILERYLDVYQRIMAA, encoded by the coding sequence ATGCTTGTTATCGCTCACGTAATCACCGGTCTGGAGATGGGCGGGGCTGAAATGATGCTGGCCCGCATGGTGGAGAACCTGGATCCGACCCGCTATCGCAATGTGGTGATCTCCTTGCGCGGCGAGGGGACGTTGGGTCCGCGCATACGCGCCAGCGGCGCTGCGCTGTATGATCTGGGCATGAGCGGCATGGGCCAGGCGGTGAGCGCGGTGCGGCGGTTGAAGGCGATTCTGCGTGATGAGCAGGTGGACGTGGTGCAGGGGTGGATGTATCACGGCAACGTCATCGCAGGCATAGCCGGTAAGCGCATGAGCGGACTGCCGGTGGCGTGGGGGCTGCACGCCAGCTTTCTCGATCCCAAGCAGGTTCCTTTTGTCACCACGCTGCTGGCGCGGCGCATCGGTCCACTGGTTCCGTTTCTGGCCGATCACGTGATCAGCTGCTCTGAGGCTGCGCGTCAGTTGCATGCGGGCTGGGGATATCCCAAAGACCGCATGAGCGTGATTCCCAATGGCTTCGATTTGACCGCGTTTCAACCGGACCCGGCGGCGCGGCGCGCCTTGCGCCTGGAGCTTGAACTCCCCGAAGACGCCGTTGTGGTCGGCCATGTGGGGCGCTATCATCCGCAAAAGGACTACGAAACGCTCATGCGCGCGGTGGCGCGGGTGCGCGCCAGTCGGCCCGATACCCACTTTGTCTTCATTGGTAAAGGGGTGGAGTGGGAGAATAGCGAGCTGGCCAATAGGGTGACTGCGTGCGGCGAGCGCGATAATGTGCATCTGTTGGGCCCGCGCAGCGATATCCAGATGTTGCATCCGGCGTGGGACTTCTTCTGGCTGGGCTCGGCGTTTGGCGAGGCGTTCCCGTTGGTGGTGGGGGAGGCGATGGCGTGTGAAGTCCCCTGTGTGGCCACCGATGTGGGCGACAGCGCCGAATTGATCGGCGATACCGGCAAAATCGCGCCGCCGCAAGATCCTGGCGCACTGGCGGAAGCGCTGTTGGCGCTGCTGGGCGAGAGCGCCAGCGAACGCGCCCAACGCGGGCGGGCGGCGCGGGCGCGCATTGCGGAGAACTACGCCATGTCGGCGATTCTGGAGCGCTATTTGGACGTCTATCAACGCATTATGGCGGCCTGA
- a CDS encoding 4a-hydroxytetrahydrobiopterin dehydratase, giving the protein MTDLLKKRCQPCEGGVEKHSAEKALMLMGSLNPNWRLNESATQITRRFEFADYHRTMAFVNAAAWVAHCEDHHPMMTHNYNYCEVSFWTHAIGGLSDNDFICAAKIDQVFDQQIPAEGVACAVA; this is encoded by the coding sequence GTGACGGATCTCTTGAAAAAACGGTGTCAGCCCTGCGAGGGCGGCGTGGAGAAACACAGCGCAGAAAAGGCGCTGATGCTGATGGGGTCGCTCAACCCCAATTGGCGGCTCAATGAAAGCGCCACGCAGATTACACGACGGTTTGAATTCGCCGACTATCACCGCACCATGGCGTTCGTCAATGCGGCGGCGTGGGTGGCGCACTGCGAGGATCACCACCCGATGATGACCCACAACTACAACTACTGTGAGGTCAGTTTCTGGACCCACGCCATAGGCGGCTTGTCCGACAACGACTTCATCTGCGCGGCCAAAATCGATCAGGTGTTTGATCAGCAGATTCCCGCCGAAGGGGTGGCCTGCGCGGTGGCGTGA
- a CDS encoding SPOR domain-containing protein, which translates to MKRTTHSALRLAMALGLGFGVASTWLTVEAASLTQAANRMAQGNLMGAESELAALLKQAAPAQKAEGYLWRYLARAKTQPFLAKARLFSLSSEIRVGSPWMAALAQWHLNQLTGAALLAQAGEDKTQRAQALFHIGERLLLDRADPAQAAGWLTQAVELGAADAPETILAKQQLKSLPAPAAVSVAMLPQLAITIAAPAQPMKASTPVEPAVAAEKSESVTTTEETEAPAEAAAKAEAAAKAEAAAQAEAAAQAEAAAQAEAAAQAEAAAKAEAAAQAEAAAKAEAAAQAEAAAKAKAAAQAEAAAQAEAAAKAKAAAKAEAAAKAEQSRVASSKGSVSAEVEPVAEAAAVAQESVAHPLKQASAAAKLPSVKAHMSAHSSSQAQVGAIHKPTATHNAEPATAAQAVAKEAKSSVAAAVATAKKSAPQATSAPAVAKNTIIAQPVLGSAMGEDDIAQAAAAVAEQEARSASLAVTPMKPASNQGSTASPQSQPQPSAKPAPQAPAIALAAQTSTQAVKPVAKATQETLAASANTSTAQTPAEPVAAAVRNPDEAPPIQQVTGSRERSYYVLDLGSYQNVEELTEVRANVNKLGAPLYARRVLVDGHAMFRLRAGPIAQKEQALDWWARIHQALPSLKIERILFVTPAVGG; encoded by the coding sequence ATGAAACGCACCACTCACAGCGCGCTGCGCTTGGCGATGGCTCTCGGCTTGGGTTTCGGCGTTGCGTCGACCTGGCTCACGGTAGAGGCGGCGTCATTGACGCAGGCGGCCAATCGCATGGCCCAGGGCAATCTTATGGGCGCGGAGTCGGAGTTGGCCGCCTTGCTGAAACAGGCCGCGCCTGCGCAGAAGGCGGAAGGCTATCTGTGGCGCTATCTGGCGCGCGCCAAAACCCAGCCGTTTCTGGCCAAGGCGCGTCTGTTCAGCCTTTCGTCTGAAATTCGCGTGGGCTCGCCGTGGATGGCGGCGCTGGCGCAGTGGCATCTGAATCAGCTCACCGGCGCGGCGCTGTTGGCGCAAGCGGGCGAAGATAAGACCCAGCGCGCGCAGGCGCTGTTTCACATCGGTGAGCGGCTGCTGCTGGATCGGGCCGATCCGGCGCAGGCGGCGGGGTGGTTGACGCAGGCGGTGGAGCTGGGCGCCGCCGACGCGCCGGAGACGATTCTGGCCAAACAGCAGCTCAAATCGCTGCCTGCGCCTGCGGCGGTCTCTGTGGCGATGTTGCCGCAATTGGCCATCACCATCGCTGCGCCTGCGCAGCCGATGAAAGCGTCTACGCCAGTTGAACCAGCCGTGGCGGCGGAGAAGAGTGAGTCAGTTACGACGACTGAAGAAACGGAAGCGCCAGCGGAAGCCGCCGCCAAAGCCGAGGCTGCCGCCAAGGCGGAAGCCGCCGCCCAAGCGGAGGCCGCCGCCCAAGCGGAGGCCGCCGCCCAAGCGGAAGCCGCCGCCCAAGCCGAGGCTGCCGCCAAGGCGGAAGCCGCCGCTCAAGCCGAGGCCGCCGCTAAGGCGGAAGCCGCCGCCCAAGCCGAGGCCGCCGCCAAGGCGAAAGCCGCCGCCCAAGCCGAGGCCGCCGCCCAAGCCGAGGCCGCCGCTAAGGCGAAAGCCGCCGCCAAAGCGGAAGCCGCCGCCAAAGCGGAACAGTCACGGGTCGCCTCGAGCAAGGGGTCTGTGAGCGCCGAGGTTGAGCCTGTTGCCGAAGCGGCGGCTGTCGCGCAGGAGAGCGTGGCGCATCCGCTCAAGCAGGCCAGCGCCGCGGCTAAGTTGCCCAGTGTCAAAGCACACATGAGCGCGCACTCTTCCTCCCAAGCTCAGGTTGGGGCGATTCACAAGCCTACGGCCACACACAATGCCGAGCCCGCTACAGCGGCGCAGGCGGTGGCCAAGGAGGCGAAATCGTCTGTTGCGGCTGCTGTGGCGACGGCCAAAAAGTCAGCGCCTCAAGCCACCAGCGCGCCTGCGGTTGCAAAAAATACCATCATCGCCCAACCCGTGCTTGGTAGCGCCATGGGGGAGGACGACATCGCGCAAGCCGCCGCCGCTGTCGCCGAACAGGAGGCGCGCAGCGCGTCACTGGCTGTGACGCCGATGAAGCCCGCAAGCAATCAAGGGTCAACTGCGTCCCCACAGAGCCAGCCGCAACCGAGTGCGAAACCCGCGCCGCAGGCTCCTGCAATCGCACTCGCCGCCCAGACGTCCACACAGGCGGTCAAGCCCGTCGCCAAAGCGACACAGGAAACATTGGCGGCTTCCGCCAATACGTCGACTGCGCAGACGCCGGCGGAACCTGTGGCCGCTGCGGTTCGGAACCCTGATGAAGCGCCGCCGATCCAGCAGGTCACCGGCAGTCGTGAACGCAGCTACTATGTATTGGATTTGGGCTCTTACCAAAATGTGGAGGAGCTTACAGAGGTGCGCGCCAACGTCAATAAGCTGGGCGCGCCTCTGTACGCCCGTCGCGTGCTGGTGGATGGCCACGCCATGTTCCGACTGCGCGCCGGTCCCATTGCGCAGAAAGAGCAGGCGCTGGATTGGTGGGCGCGCATCCATCAGGCGCTGCCCAGCCTCAAAATCGAACGCATCCTGTTTGTTACCCCCGCTGTAGGAGGGTGA
- a CDS encoding ferritin-like domain-containing protein, with translation MAEATAKALFDAAEAARAAVDADAKMALTEQAAALWRAASELEDGPLRAEALADPGAPAKPELVDPRRVAKRNPGSGSGRAAHLHALTHIEFVATNLAWDAVVRFRGMPLAYYQQWAQVALEEAEHFTALRARLRDAGADYGDFAAHNGLWDMAARTADDPLARMMMVPRYLEARALEAAPIMQAKFRQAGDEASAALIARIAKEEIGHVAAGSRWFGHLCQSRGQDRREAFVTLLDGFARGRPKGPFELDIRRQAGFTEWELAWLEQGG, from the coding sequence ATGGCCGAGGCGACTGCAAAAGCGTTGTTTGACGCCGCCGAGGCGGCGCGCGCGGCGGTGGATGCCGATGCAAAGATGGCCCTCACCGAACAGGCGGCGGCGCTGTGGCGCGCGGCTTCGGAACTGGAGGATGGCCCGCTGCGCGCTGAGGCGCTGGCGGATCCCGGCGCCCCCGCCAAGCCCGAACTGGTGGATCCGCGGCGGGTGGCCAAGCGCAACCCCGGCTCGGGCAGTGGCCGCGCCGCGCACCTGCATGCGCTCACGCATATTGAGTTTGTCGCCACCAATCTTGCCTGGGATGCGGTGGTCCGCTTTCGCGGCATGCCGCTGGCCTATTATCAGCAGTGGGCGCAGGTGGCGTTGGAGGAGGCCGAACACTTCACGGCGCTGCGGGCGCGATTGCGCGACGCCGGGGCCGACTACGGCGACTTCGCCGCCCATAATGGATTGTGGGATATGGCGGCGCGCACGGCGGACGACCCCTTGGCGCGCATGATGATGGTGCCGCGTTATCTGGAAGCGCGCGCCCTGGAGGCGGCGCCCATCATGCAGGCGAAGTTCCGTCAGGCGGGAGACGAGGCCAGCGCCGCTCTTATCGCCCGCATCGCCAAAGAGGAGATCGGCCATGTGGCGGCGGGTTCGCGCTGGTTTGGCCATCTGTGTCAGAGCCGCGGGCAGGATCGCCGCGAGGCGTTCGTAACGCTATTGGATGGATTTGCGCGCGGTCGCCCCAAGGGACCGTTTGAACTGGATATCCGGCGTCAGGCGGGGTTTACCGAGTGGGAGCTGGCGTGGTTGGAGCAGGGAGGGTGA
- the xseA gene encoding exodeoxyribonuclease VII large subunit: MMIEQDDSGWNRILSVSQLNEQIRDLLAERYPYVKLRGEISKLSAPSSGHLYFSLIDEFSTIRAVVWRSTKARMTFQPRQGDAVVATGRIDAYPPRGEYQFIVEAIQPEGAGGERERLLALHAKLEAEGLFDESRKQPLPYLPETIGVVTSQSGAAIHDIIQVLETRFAGFHLILAPALVQGVGAPESIAAALTRLDASGLCDVIICGRGGGSAEDLACFNSERVVRAIAACRTPIVSAVGHEVDVTLADMAADLRAATPSAAAERVMPEKRELRARIDGLLALLQKAASDRIRRQRQLTAALAQRLQHPKRRIDLARMRADEMNERLADAFNRLRAQRQTRVEQSVKRLNAWAGGPTLARASRQLNQSQRQLGQAVVRDLQNKRAKLAALEARLHALSPLAVLERGYAIARNAQGEILRSTEHLNRDETIAVTLAQGSVEATVTRIKRK, from the coding sequence ATGATGATAGAACAAGATGACAGCGGCTGGAACCGCATACTCTCGGTTTCCCAACTCAACGAGCAGATTCGCGATCTGTTGGCCGAACGCTACCCCTATGTCAAGCTGCGCGGCGAGATCTCCAAACTCAGCGCGCCGTCGTCGGGCCACCTCTACTTCTCCCTCATCGACGAATTCTCCACCATCCGCGCGGTGGTATGGCGCTCCACCAAGGCGCGCATGACCTTCCAACCGCGCCAGGGCGACGCCGTAGTGGCCACCGGCCGCATCGACGCCTATCCGCCCCGCGGCGAGTATCAGTTCATCGTTGAGGCGATCCAGCCCGAAGGCGCGGGCGGCGAACGCGAACGCCTGCTGGCGCTGCACGCCAAATTGGAAGCCGAAGGGCTGTTCGACGAATCCCGCAAGCAGCCGCTGCCCTATCTCCCCGAGACCATCGGCGTGGTCACCTCTCAGAGCGGCGCGGCGATTCATGACATCATCCAGGTGCTGGAGACGCGCTTCGCGGGTTTTCACCTGATCCTCGCCCCGGCGCTGGTGCAGGGCGTCGGCGCGCCGGAGTCCATCGCCGCCGCTCTGACGCGCCTGGACGCCAGCGGTCTGTGCGATGTGATCATCTGCGGACGCGGCGGCGGCTCGGCGGAGGATCTGGCCTGCTTCAACAGCGAACGGGTGGTGCGCGCCATCGCCGCCTGCCGCACCCCGATCGTGAGCGCGGTGGGCCATGAGGTGGACGTCACCCTGGCCGACATGGCCGCCGACCTGCGCGCCGCCACCCCCTCGGCGGCGGCGGAACGAGTGATGCCGGAGAAGCGCGAACTGCGGGCGCGCATCGATGGTCTGCTCGCCCTGCTGCAGAAGGCCGCCAGCGATCGGATTCGCCGCCAACGCCAGCTCACCGCCGCCCTGGCGCAGCGGCTGCAACACCCAAAACGCCGCATCGACCTGGCCCGCATGCGCGCCGACGAGATGAATGAACGCCTGGCCGACGCCTTCAACCGACTGCGCGCCCAGCGTCAAACCCGCGTCGAGCAGAGCGTCAAACGATTAAACGCCTGGGCGGGCGGCCCCACTTTGGCGCGCGCCTCCCGCCAACTGAACCAGTCTCAACGTCAACTGGGACAAGCGGTTGTGCGCGACCTGCAAAACAAACGCGCCAAACTGGCGGCTTTGGAAGCGCGTTTGCATGCCCTCTCGCCACTGGCGGTTCTGGAGCGCGGCTACGCCATTGCGCGCAACGCCCAAGGCGAAATCCTACGCTCCACCGAACATCTGAACCGTGACGAGACCATCGCCGTCACCCTCGCCCAAGGCTCCGTTGAGGCCACGGTGACGCGCATCAAGCGAAAGTAG